One region of Priestia megaterium genomic DNA includes:
- a CDS encoding phosphotransferase: MPNAWDAEQIVSSALAKTLIETQFPELAPATISLLGYGFDNTVYQVNDRFVFRFPRRELAVRLLKTENQLLPSLASQLPLSIAEPIFFGKPNAGYPWPFTGYHYVQGTPPARLTEEERVQSASVLARFLRALHHYPHLKAQELGVPFDELNRLDMMKRKPALEKYVKQMKERNLYSKQEILEDYVNDIQEIKYQEKHVLVHGDLHIKNMIVDQNNMVSGIIDWGDVHIGHPAVDLAIAYSFLPSKGRARFFKEYGEVDEETHRLAKWKAVFTTVVLVAHSYDQGDKQTLEAALESLKLIFQE; the protein is encoded by the coding sequence GTGCCAAATGCATGGGATGCAGAACAAATCGTATCATCAGCGCTTGCCAAAACGCTAATCGAGACGCAGTTTCCAGAACTTGCGCCCGCTACAATTTCGCTGCTTGGCTACGGCTTTGACAATACGGTTTATCAAGTAAACGACCGCTTTGTGTTTCGGTTTCCAAGAAGAGAACTCGCAGTGAGACTATTAAAAACAGAAAATCAGCTTTTACCAAGTCTTGCTTCTCAGCTGCCTCTATCGATTGCAGAGCCCATTTTTTTCGGTAAGCCGAATGCAGGCTATCCTTGGCCGTTTACGGGCTATCACTACGTGCAAGGAACTCCGCCTGCAAGATTAACAGAAGAAGAGCGTGTACAATCGGCTTCTGTATTAGCAAGGTTTCTTCGTGCGCTACATCACTATCCTCATCTAAAAGCGCAAGAGCTTGGCGTGCCGTTTGATGAGCTAAATCGGCTTGATATGATGAAGCGAAAGCCTGCGCTAGAGAAGTATGTCAAGCAAATGAAAGAGCGTAATCTTTATTCAAAACAAGAGATTCTTGAAGACTATGTAAATGACATACAAGAAATTAAGTATCAAGAAAAACATGTACTAGTTCACGGAGATCTTCATATTAAGAACATGATTGTTGATCAAAACAATATGGTTTCAGGCATTATTGACTGGGGGGATGTTCATATTGGTCATCCGGCAGTTGACCTAGCGATTGCCTATAGCTTCTTACCATCTAAAGGAAGAGCTCGTTTTTTCAAAGAATACGGAGAAGTAGATGAAGAAACGCACAGGCTTGCAAAATGGAAAGCCGTATTTACAACCGTAGTGCTTGTGGCACATAGCTACGATCAAGGAGATAAACAAACGTTAGAAGCGGCTCTAGAAAGCTTGAAGCTGATTTTTCAAGAGTAA
- a CDS encoding ADP-ribosylglycohydrolase family protein, with translation MTLHKKVLSTILGGAVGDALGVPVEFKKRDSFRITTMTGYGTYNQPKGTWSDDTSLTMCLIDNLIDKQDEYDLMQKFANYWSNGYWTPYGEMFDIGIATSEAIRRYKSGLPKEEWGGKGEYDNGNGALMRIAPLAFTLCDEPSFTKRKEEIERIAHVTHRHVRSTLGCIIYVELLIRLLDGNEPFEAYENAVNLCQKQLTGTEYEAEFSAYERVLNLSLPNAARNEIGSTGYVVSSLEASLWSFLQSDDYEEAVLTAVNLGEDTDTIGFITGTMAGVYYELDGIPKEWICQLAKKEELEKACKKFADIC, from the coding sequence ATGACGCTACATAAAAAAGTCCTTTCTACGATTCTAGGAGGAGCTGTCGGAGACGCTTTAGGCGTTCCAGTTGAGTTTAAAAAGCGCGATTCATTTCGAATTACAACTATGACCGGCTACGGTACATACAACCAGCCTAAAGGAACGTGGTCCGATGATACGTCTTTAACGATGTGCTTGATTGATAATTTAATAGACAAACAAGATGAATATGATTTGATGCAAAAGTTTGCGAACTATTGGTCGAATGGCTACTGGACGCCGTACGGAGAAATGTTTGATATTGGCATCGCAACAAGCGAAGCGATTCGCCGCTATAAAAGCGGGCTTCCTAAAGAAGAGTGGGGAGGAAAAGGTGAGTATGACAACGGAAACGGAGCGCTTATGCGTATTGCTCCGCTTGCGTTTACACTATGTGATGAACCTAGCTTTACAAAAAGAAAAGAAGAAATAGAAAGAATTGCTCACGTCACGCACCGCCATGTGCGCTCTACGCTTGGTTGCATTATATACGTGGAGCTGCTTATTCGTCTTCTTGACGGCAACGAGCCTTTTGAAGCATATGAAAACGCGGTAAATCTCTGTCAAAAGCAGTTAACAGGTACGGAGTATGAAGCAGAGTTTTCTGCGTATGAACGAGTGTTAAACCTAAGCTTGCCGAACGCAGCGAGAAATGAAATCGGGTCAACCGGATACGTCGTCAGCTCGCTAGAAGCATCGCTTTGGTCTTTTCTGCAAAGTGATGACTACGAAGAAGCTGTACTTACTGCTGTGAATTTAGGAGAAGACACGGACACAATAGGCTTTATTACGGGTACTATGGCAGGAGTATATTATGAGCTGGATGGCATTCCTAAAGAGTGGATTTGTCAGCTTGCTAAAAAAGAAGAGTTAGAGAAAGCGTGTAAGAAGTTTGCGGATATATGTTAA
- a CDS encoding DinB family protein, protein MIHFFEYNWQVRDEWFSWCYQLSREELLKKRTGGTGSILQTLFHIIDVEDSWIRAIQGKPDIVLSFEEHDTLEKLQALSSAHRPEIADFLSHLNFSNKRYVTVPWDSTSYTEADILHHIIIHEIHHIGQLSIWAREVNKRPISSHYVGRNIKDIPSYFSKNNRPIRTNVL, encoded by the coding sequence ATGATTCATTTTTTTGAATATAATTGGCAAGTGAGAGATGAATGGTTTAGCTGGTGTTATCAACTTTCTAGAGAAGAACTGTTGAAGAAGCGGACTGGAGGAACGGGCAGCATTTTACAAACTCTGTTTCATATTATTGATGTGGAAGACAGTTGGATACGCGCCATCCAAGGTAAACCAGATATCGTTCTTTCTTTTGAAGAACACGATACGCTCGAAAAGCTTCAAGCACTCTCTTCCGCACATAGACCCGAAATTGCCGACTTTCTAAGTCATTTGAATTTTTCCAACAAAAGGTACGTAACAGTCCCTTGGGATTCTACTTCTTACACGGAAGCTGACATTTTGCATCACATCATCATTCATGAAATCCATCACATCGGCCAGCTTTCTATTTGGGCAAGAGAAGTGAATAAACGGCCTATTTCTTCTCACTATGTAGGAAGAAACATAAAAGACATTCCTTCGTACTTCTCTAAAAACAATCGACCAATAAGAACAAACGTTCTATAA
- a CDS encoding malate:quinone oxidoreductase yields the protein MSNVQKKTDVILIGAGVMSATLGSLLKELAPEWDIKVFEKLADAGEESSNEWNNAGTGHSALCELNYTSEKADGSIDITKAIRINEQFQLSRQFWSYLVSSKLIRNPQDFIMPIPHMSLVQGEKNVSFLKKRFEALSNNPLFQGMEYSDSPDKLKEWIPLIMKGRTSNEPIAATKIDSGTDVNFGALTRMLFDHLKNKGVHVHYKRSVKDIKRKSDGMWEVKVADVDSGKVEYHTAKFIFIGGGGGSLPLLQKTGIPESKHIGGFPVSGLFMVCNNPEVIAQHHGKVYGKAKVGAPPMSVPHLDTRYIDNKKTLLFGPFAGFSPKFLKTGSNLDLISSVKPNNILTMLAAGVKEMALTKYLIQQVLLSNEKRVEELREFIPNAKSEDWDIVVAGQRVQVIKDTEAGGKGTLQFGTEVVSAGDGSVAALLGASPGASTAVHVMLEVLEKCFPENMNKWEPKIKEMIPSYGMSLVDHPDFFNEIHASTSQTLGLIKKESVYS from the coding sequence ATGAGCAACGTACAGAAAAAAACAGACGTTATCTTAATTGGTGCCGGAGTCATGAGCGCAACTTTGGGATCATTACTCAAAGAGTTAGCACCTGAATGGGACATTAAAGTATTTGAAAAACTCGCAGACGCAGGGGAAGAAAGCTCGAACGAATGGAATAATGCAGGGACGGGCCATTCTGCGCTGTGCGAACTAAACTATACATCAGAAAAAGCTGATGGATCTATAGATATAACAAAAGCGATCCGAATTAACGAGCAGTTTCAGCTATCAAGACAGTTTTGGTCTTATCTGGTAAGCAGCAAGTTGATTCGCAATCCGCAAGATTTTATCATGCCAATTCCGCATATGAGTTTGGTACAAGGGGAAAAAAATGTATCGTTTCTGAAAAAGCGTTTTGAAGCGCTGTCAAACAATCCGTTGTTTCAAGGAATGGAGTATTCCGACAGTCCTGACAAACTAAAAGAATGGATTCCGCTAATCATGAAGGGGCGCACGTCAAATGAACCAATTGCCGCAACTAAAATTGATTCGGGGACAGACGTAAACTTCGGTGCTTTAACACGCATGTTGTTTGATCATCTGAAGAATAAAGGGGTTCACGTTCATTACAAACGAAGTGTAAAAGATATTAAACGTAAAAGTGACGGTATGTGGGAAGTAAAAGTCGCAGATGTAGACAGCGGCAAAGTTGAGTACCACACGGCAAAGTTCATCTTTATCGGTGGTGGAGGCGGAAGCTTGCCTTTACTTCAAAAAACAGGTATTCCTGAATCCAAGCATATTGGAGGCTTCCCGGTAAGCGGATTATTTATGGTATGCAATAACCCTGAAGTGATTGCGCAGCACCACGGGAAAGTATACGGAAAAGCCAAAGTCGGAGCTCCGCCAATGTCAGTTCCGCACCTTGATACACGCTATATTGACAACAAAAAGACGCTGTTGTTTGGTCCGTTTGCCGGCTTTTCACCGAAGTTCTTAAAAACAGGTTCAAACCTGGACTTAATCAGTTCTGTAAAGCCGAATAATATTTTAACCATGCTAGCAGCAGGCGTCAAAGAAATGGCGTTAACAAAATATTTAATTCAGCAAGTGCTGTTATCAAATGAAAAACGTGTCGAAGAACTGCGTGAGTTTATCCCGAACGCGAAAAGCGAAGACTGGGATATCGTTGTAGCAGGCCAGCGTGTGCAGGTAATCAAAGACACGGAAGCCGGAGGAAAAGGAACGCTTCAGTTTGGTACAGAAGTTGTAAGTGCCGGTGATGGTTCTGTTGCTGCACTTCTTGGCGCTTCGCCTGGTGCATCAACGGCGGTTCACGTTATGCTTGAAGTATTGGAAAAATGCTTCCCAGAAAACATGAACAAGTGGGAGCCAAAAATAAAAGAAATGATTCCTTCCTATGGCATGTCGTTAGTTGATCATCCAGACTTCTTTAACGAAATTCATGCGTCTACTTCACAGACGCTTGGTTTAATTAAAAAAGAGTCTGTTTATAGCTAA
- a CDS encoding SecY-interacting protein Syd, which translates to MSNYFKVRREYFEKGLDFLFKTSYNENVQSMIYQGEVDEDEEILWNPVQKNNHSDIKPLEERFHIEFHSSIDCYFNSYWFAELDGFLDSHYITLEAVLPNIELDTFERNLKGYKKNRDKLDKVPIGIEGNGLVVVIDNLSGRVELEDFERGCFKEIANSLEDLISSLRLQR; encoded by the coding sequence ATGAGCAACTATTTTAAGGTAAGAAGAGAATATTTTGAAAAAGGTTTGGATTTCCTATTTAAAACATCCTACAACGAAAATGTTCAATCAATGATTTATCAAGGGGAAGTGGATGAAGACGAAGAAATTTTATGGAACCCTGTTCAAAAAAATAATCATAGCGATATAAAACCACTTGAAGAAAGGTTTCATATTGAATTTCATTCTTCAATTGACTGCTATTTTAATTCCTACTGGTTTGCGGAGTTAGATGGTTTTCTGGATAGCCATTACATCACGTTAGAAGCTGTATTACCAAATATTGAATTGGATACGTTTGAAAGGAACTTAAAGGGATATAAAAAAAATCGCGATAAGCTTGATAAGGTTCCTATAGGTATAGAAGGCAATGGTTTGGTAGTTGTGATTGATAACCTCAGCGGCAGAGTAGAATTAGAAGATTTTGAACGAGGTTGCTTTAAAGAAATTGCAAACTCCTTAGAAGATTTAATTTCTAGCCTGCGTTTACAAAGATAA